One part of the Humulus lupulus chromosome 9, drHumLupu1.1, whole genome shotgun sequence genome encodes these proteins:
- the LOC133800382 gene encoding uncharacterized protein LOC133800382 codes for MVGIKTHGIYPKKFLSASISHSRLVSPPHEVSISHSRLLNSSLPHEDTLQSGALSPPREVTLQSGASLPHEVTLQSGALSLIGCCCEGDERLLVAEFMPHETLAKHLFHFFSVGPEDAAVVGNQLSEEEKTTLQTQLRGYEATLSNSPRDPTALEVSQKLLMPDYVLL; via the exons ATGGTGGGGATAAAAACACACGGAAT TTACCCAAAaaaatttctctcagcctccatctctcactctcgtctcgtctctccgcctcacgaagtctccatctctcactctcggcttctcaactcatctctgcctcacgaagacacgctccagagtggagctctttCTCCGCCTCGCGAAGTCACactccagagtggagcttctctgcctcacgaagtcacgctccagagtggagctctttCTCTGATTGGATGTTGCTGCGAAGGAGATGAGAGGTTACTCGTGGCTGAGTTTATGCCCCATGAAACTCTCGCTAAGCATCTTTTTCACT TTTTCAGTGTTGGTCCTGAGGATGCTGCAGTTGTTGGTAATCAACTGTCAGAAGAAGAGAAAACTACTCTTCAG ACTCAACTGAGAGGATACGAAGCAACACTGAGCAATTCCCCAAGAGATCCAACTGCTCTTGAGGTGAGTCAGAAACTGTTAATGCCAGATTATGTTCTTTTGTGA